A single window of Sphingobacterium sp. ML3W DNA harbors:
- a CDS encoding SUMF1/EgtB/PvdO family nonheme iron enzyme produces MKRYYPSLTIGLVFLAVLMCMQACKSSSSIYKAPKVAAFRAGKLPAPPGMVYVPSGTILFKSSLDSADTGKNVSLSAFFIDEAEVTNKQYREFINWVADSIAVTDYLKDDQYFLETGDPEGERPIDWKKVKKVSPLWKSNDPTIREQLAPMILMKGSKRTLNPEVMQYQYEYQKTKGNAKRTYVKDAVLVMPVEDIWSSDFPNSQLASLDVNYFTHESFDYYPVVGVTWRQARAFTDWRGKEVMATLMKNSYLSGYQLTLSLPTEAQWQYAAEGKLDPRDTTTSTRMTIDGAEGKRKLAVNFKQGEGTYSRDGATFTLPVKSYTPNAFGIYNMAGNVSEWTLDAFSPSAMVFVNDLNPVLLYDADDQDADALKRKVVRGGSWKDNGEQLNSETRNYSVDYEPHSYIGFRCVMSAFEMPTIQSKTRKY; encoded by the coding sequence ATGAAAAGATACTATCCGAGTCTCACGATTGGGCTGGTTTTTTTAGCAGTTTTGATGTGTATGCAAGCTTGTAAATCAAGCTCGTCCATATATAAAGCTCCAAAAGTGGCCGCTTTCCGTGCAGGTAAATTACCAGCGCCTCCGGGAATGGTGTATGTCCCTTCTGGAACGATTTTGTTTAAAAGTTCTCTGGATAGTGCTGATACAGGTAAGAACGTGAGTCTGAGTGCATTTTTTATTGATGAGGCCGAAGTGACCAATAAACAATACCGCGAGTTTATAAACTGGGTAGCCGATTCAATCGCGGTAACGGATTATCTAAAGGATGATCAGTACTTTTTGGAAACAGGTGACCCTGAAGGTGAACGCCCGATCGACTGGAAGAAGGTGAAAAAAGTTTCACCTCTGTGGAAGAGCAACGACCCTACTATACGGGAACAATTAGCGCCTATGATCCTGATGAAAGGATCTAAAAGAACGCTGAATCCAGAGGTGATGCAATATCAATATGAATATCAAAAAACCAAGGGTAATGCTAAAAGAACATATGTAAAGGATGCTGTTCTAGTGATGCCTGTAGAAGATATCTGGTCCAGCGACTTTCCGAACTCGCAGTTAGCATCTCTTGATGTCAACTATTTTACACATGAATCTTTTGATTACTATCCTGTCGTTGGTGTAACCTGGAGACAGGCAAGAGCATTTACAGACTGGCGTGGGAAAGAAGTGATGGCAACGTTGATGAAAAACTCTTACCTCAGTGGCTATCAGCTGACTTTAAGCCTTCCTACTGAAGCGCAATGGCAATATGCAGCAGAAGGCAAGCTGGATCCTCGTGATACGACTACAAGCACGCGTATGACCATTGATGGGGCAGAGGGTAAGCGAAAGCTAGCAGTCAATTTTAAACAGGGTGAAGGAACTTATTCGCGTGATGGAGCTACGTTTACGCTTCCGGTAAAGTCATATACTCCAAATGCTTTTGGGATCTATAACATGGCTGGTAACGTTTCTGAATGGACATTAGATGCTTTCAGTCCATCAGCAATGGTTTTTGTCAACGATCTGAATCCTGTTCTTTTATATGATGCGGATGATCAAGATGCCGACGCTTTGAAAAGGAAAGTAGTGCGTGGTGGTTCTTGGAAGGATAATGGTGAGCAATTGAATAGCGAAACCCGTAATTATTCGGTCGATTATGAACCGCATTCGTATATCGGTTTCCGCTGTGTGATGTCTGCTTTTGAAATGCCGACTATACAGAGTAAAACAAGAAAATACTAA